The genomic stretch AATGCCCGTCTCCGCTCTCAAGAACGCTCTTGCTGGAGAAGATCTGGAACGGGCGGGTGCGGGAATCCCGTTTGTAACTGTCCCCTCCCCTAGGTGAAGCCCCAGCTGGAGGAGCAGGAGAATAAGAAGTACACTATCTTTAAGGCGGTGGAGTTCAGGAGCCAGGTGGTCGCAGGGACGAACTACTTCATCAAGGTGAGGGtcagccttgggggggggggggggtgggggggcagggcccCGCCCCTATCCGGGACCCTCCTCACGCAGGCTGGTCCAGCAGGGGCACTTGGGGTCAGAGGTCCTCCGGCCTGCCCCTCActggcctctctcctctctgtccgtCTCCAGGTTCAAGTCGATGATGACGAGTTTGTGCACATTCGAGTGTTTCAGAGTCTCCCGCACGAAAACAAACCCTTGGCCTTGTCCAGCTATCAGACCCACAAAGCCAGGCACGACGAACTGGCGTATTTCTAGTTCCCGCTCTGAACATGGCCCGTCCGTGTGGTTCTGTCCTCTGTGGACACGTCTGGAGTCATAAACGggtgccatttcttcactgggggtgggggcggggtgtcGCGCAGCTCTTCTGACTTGCGTTGGGAGAGACAAAGTCAACCCAACCAGCGATCTTAATTGCTTTCAAAGAGCGCTTATATTCTcttttcaatacatatttttaagtcttgGCAAATTTATGCCTTCGTTTTGGATTCTTTTGGCTTCGTCGGAAACCACAGTCCCGTGTGGAAGCGTCAGGAAGCGTGAGAGTGGCGTGCTAATATGGTGGTTTGACGGCCACGTGACCGCTGTGCCACGTGGCGCCCCTCCTGGGTCACGTACTGGCCTGAGCTGGCCGGATGCCTCTTCTACCTACAGAGCTGCCCCCCCGGGGGAGCCGCTCAAGGTCCCCGCAAGTGGACGGTATACCCAGGACTCCAGGAGCCTGTGCTGCAACCACAGCTCCCCACGCTCGGCTTCCACCGTGTCCTGTCTCGAGGCCTTAGTCTCCCccataaaataaaaggctttggGCAAATCTGATTCTAGAGCATTAGCTCTGGATGTACTTAGACGCACTCACACACCACCCTCACACCCCAGTAGAAATACACACGCGTGTGCAGAGGACGCCATAGGTGTACGTGTACGTGTAGAATAGTTGTGAGGCCTCGCTGAGCACCATCCGCCTGGAAGGGTTCTTGAACTTAGCCTCCGAGCATCTGGGCAGCGGCACATCTCCGGTGTTCGACACAGGGTCCCCGCCATGAGCGAAGGCAGTGCGGTGGTTTGCCCTGTGTCTGTTTTGCAAATAAACAGCACGCGCATCGTTGCAAGAGTAGGGGCTGAGACGTCTGTGTGGTTCAGGTCATGGCAGAAAACCGTCCCCGAGGGTTCAAGTTGGTCTCAAATCACCACACCACTCTGCATCGGCGGCGTGTGGCGCTTGGTGCCGGGTCGGCAGTGCAAGGCGCGGGCTGTCCAGATCGCGAGGGAAGGAAGAGCACACCAGGGTCGCAGGGTGAGCAGGCAGCTTGAAAGCGGCAAgaagaggggcgcccggggggctcagtcggttgggcgtccgacttcggctcaggtcgtgatctcacggttcgtgggttcgagccccgcgtcgggctctgcgctgaccgctcagagcctggagcctgcttctgattctgtgtctccctctctctctgcccctccctctgctctcaaaaataaataaacattaaaaaaaaaatttaagtggcaAGAAGAACACCTTAATGCCGGCTGTGTGTGTCCCAATCTCTGTTCTTGAACTGGAAGAATGAAGAGCTTTCCCAACAGGCTCTTGTCCTTGGTAGTGAAGCAATTTGGGGTTGAAATGAAGACctaacagagagagaggagagagaaccccaagcaggctccacagtgtcagcacagagcccgatgtggagctcaatcccatgaaccttgagatcacgacctgatccaaAAATCGAGAGTCttgaggcttaaccagctgagccacccaggtgcccctccccccacttgtaaGAGCTATTGATACATTAGCAATGTACATTAgcaatattttctccaagttgtAATTTGTTTTGAGTCCTAGATTAAAAGCCCGTCTCCAGACCCAGACTGTAGAGAAACTCACCCGTTcctctagaattttaattttttaaattttttcgtatggattttgagaaaaatagcaagtggggaggggcagagagagagagaaccccaagcaggccccagtgtggggctcgaactccacgaaccatgagatcacctgggctgaagtcaagagtcggacgccgtctgagccacccaggcgcccctagaattctagtttttttttcagCCCTTGTATGCTGGAGCCACGGCCCTGCTTTTGCAAGGTCAGAAAATGTGCATTAATGCCATTTCCGGGCAGCTCCGTTAGGGCCTCCGAGGCACCCCACCTGGTAATGATGGATTAGTGACACCAACGATTGTGTCCAACGCACAAGTGACATCAGTTATCTGTTCCTCTATCTCTAGGCCAACGTGCGTCTGCTCCCTTGTGAGTCGGCTGGCTGGATCTGTGCCGGCACCGGGTTCTGGGAGCACTCCGAGACCGGGTGCTGCGGGGTGTGCTCCGAGCTGGGGAGGCTCTGCCAGGGCAGAAGCAGGGCGTGCACGGCACACTGACCTGTTCAGCCCGAGTGGGGGCGCGGGGTCAGGCCTTGGGAAGAGCGACATTCGCCGAGAATCCCGGGCGGAGGAGAGGAGCCTCAGCTGAGGGCAGCGGGGAAAGGTGCCCCCCTGCTGGCCCGAGGAGAGGGTGCTTGGTCCCACCCGGGGAGCACGAGGACTGGGGTCTGACTCCCGGCGGTGGGACCGGTCCCTGTAGCAGCCTTCTGGGTCCCGGAGAAACACAACACTCGGGGGTGAGTGGAAGAGGAGCGCTTAGCaagggcccccctcccccgctcctgtatgcgcactcgctcgctctctcgctctcaaaaaaaaagcgGGGCAAAGGATGAAAAATTCTATAGTGAAATGGGCAAAGACCTGAACAGCCACGACAACCTGTAACACGTCCACACAATGAGAAGAGCAGAGCGAAACCACGTCGGGTGCCGGTCTCTGTCCTGCCCCACAGTCAAGCGTCCGGACCTGCTAACCCCACTGCGGGCCGGGACCGGGAATGCAAACAGGTACAAGCCCTTCGCAGACACCCGGGTGACCTCTCGGGACTACACGGCACGCGCCCTTCCCGCTGGCGCTCCCCCGCACGTTGGTCCGTGAGCCCGGATTACTGGTGCGGATATTTCGGTCATTCACTTCCCCGACCTGGCCACGGGCACGGAGTCCCCAGTGGCTGGCACCGGGCAGGCAGTTGACAAAGTGACCAGATAACGCAGGAGGCTGTAATTCTTCTCTAACTCGGGGCTTTCTCGGCTCACCTCTGCGGGGCCTGGGACCGGGCCCCCCTCGCCTGTCCGTCCCGACCTGCCCTGGCCTCTGCCGTAGCGGCTCTGCTCCAGCGTCCAACCCAGTGGGGCCCACACCCGCCCCAGGCCAGGCAGCACACCTCAAAAACCCAGGGGTGCCCGCCCCTGTGGGGTGAACTTCGACCAATTGGAGAAGACTGGAGAGATGCCCCGCTTGACCACTTGGCCAGCTAGGTCACACGCTGCCATGCAtcttctcccccctctccctgccttgtcCCTTTTCCTGTTCTTACCTGCCCCTTGGgagggcaccccctcccccgtaCCGCTTAGTGCAAGGGTGGGGCCCGGGCTCCCTTCCAGGAACGCAGCCTGAGGGAGCCCCGGCCGGTGTGGTCTCCAGGGTGGGGCCTGCACCCGAGGCCGGGCTTCCCGCCCTCCCCAGGGGACGTCTGCGGCAGGAACCCTCCTGATGGTTGAGGTTCAAGGCCGTGCGTGTCCTCTGCTGGACATCTCATGCGGAGtgtcagagagggaaaggtgacCGTGTCGGGACTCACTGGGcttcatccccatccccatcacaGGAGGCAGTGGGTTGAATAATGTCCCCCCGGGATATCCCTGGCCCAGTGCCCGGAGCCTGTGGATGTTATCTCACAGGGCAAGGGGACTTGTCAGATGTGATTAAGCTAAGGGTCTGGAGCTGGAGAGGTGATCCCGGACTGTCTGGGGCCCCAATGTCATCCCGGGGTCCTCAGAAGAAGAGGCAGGGGTCGGGGTCAGACTGAAGCCACACCACGGCTGTGAAGTCATGAGGGCCCCTCTAAAGTCTGGAAGAGGCTGGGCACATTCTCCCTGGAACCTTCCAGAGGACCCAGCCCCGCCCACCTATTTGTACAAGTCTGATCTCGAGTCGCTTTAAGCCACTGCATTTGTGGAAGTGTGCCACAGCAGCCCCAAAGGGTCGTCCACCAGGAGGGCCTTGCGGGCCAGCTAAGGGGCACAGGAGTCAGCAGGGGGGTGGAGAGGCGGAGTTCAAGGTGTTCCAGACATGAAGCAGATCCCTCGTTCTCTCCCACCCTTCTCCTGCTTTTCCTTCCAGGGCAAGGGGCCTGGCATTCTGGAGACTGCCTGGGGAGCTACTCACAAAGGTGTGGGTGAATCACAGTGTGGGTGAATCACTGTGGGAACACAGTACCTGCCCGGCCTGTAGGACCGGCTGTCACCACCCAGGTGTGAAGGGATTGAGACCCAGGAGCAGTGACATCCATCAGGGATGAGGCTGGTCCTTGGACTCTagcggggctgggggcggggcctgagaaAGGGAACCCACCCTCCTGGGATCCCTGCCCGCAGGAGGAGCTTAGAGGCCAGCCCCCAGGGCACAGAACAGAGTGGGTGGGACAAGGGGACCTGGGCCACCGTGGGTGGGTTGGGCAAGCTCTTTCCCTTAAGACATACGTGTTTACGGCCTCAGCTCCCATgctgggctggctggctggctggtggcAGGGGCTTCGGGTACCAGGGGATAATTAACGGGGGGTTCCTGAGGCGGGAGGAATCATTGCACTTCAACACCATGGCcagaaaaagatttatttacgGGTAATCATAAGTCAGT from Panthera uncia isolate 11264 chromosome C2, Puncia_PCG_1.0, whole genome shotgun sequence encodes the following:
- the CSTB gene encoding cystatin-B → MMCGGPSATQPATAETQAIADQVKPQLEEQENKKYTIFKAVEFRSQVVAGTNYFIKVQVDDDEFVHIRVFQSLPHENKPLALSSYQTHKARHDELAYF